Sequence from the Cucumis sativus cultivar 9930 chromosome 1, Cucumber_9930_V3, whole genome shotgun sequence genome:
ttgtaacttttttgtttaaggAAAAAATGGTATATCAATTATTGGGAAGTTTATGATCACTTTTAACAATTGTTCTACCTTCTAATAATATGTAGCGTGTTAATTTATTGTTCAAGCCTAAAAATTATGTCAGAATTGATGTATATGACTGTATGAGTACTAATACCTAGGTGCACCATGTATATTCCCTTCCaccataaatgaaaaaaactataaaagaaagtacctttaaaaaaaatagtttttgtcATGAAATAAACTTGTGGTTAGAGACTTGTGTAGACTGCACAGAAATTGTTGCAGTTCAAGATtcatccaaatatttttcataaagcAGTAAACATTAGGTTTTAACGATATTAGAGAAGGAGAGAGACGAGAGTACAAACCAACTAAGGTCACAAGATCTTCTTCAGTAAGGCCTTTCTCTGCAAACTTTTGTATGTGGTTATCGATGGGCTCGAATGGAGAAGGCAGATCTTCTGCATCAAAACTGATCGAAACTTTTCCGTCTCTTCTTCCAGTGGGCACGGACCAACTTGGACCATCACtctaaaacatatttttaaattcaacattgtaataagaaaaatacatatcacaaaattaacaattcaaattaaagaagTAGAGCTtggaatttataaaattaaagaggTTATAGTAAAggaataaaattgaagagtTACCAAGTCTATGGCATCACGAGTAGCCAAAGTAAGAATATCTGCACAAGAAACAACACCAGGACACAAATTTTCGAGTTTGGCTTTTGCATCATCAACGACTTCAAATCCTCTTAACCCCATGTTTGGCCCTGCATTTATTTCAGCATTTTCATCCATTATCAACACTGAGCCATCGCATCCCTGTCAAAGTTCAATCAAAATCAGCAACTTAATTGATGAAATGTTTTATTAGACATGTTCTATGTTCTTTATCAGCATAAAATATTAGTGTGACCTTCCATATGAGAGGTGGGTGGTTTGATCCCCATCCTCTcaattattttactaaaaacaaacattcaatttgatttcaaaaggTACTAAAACCAAATCCCTTTTTTTTACAAGGACCAACTATTGTTGAGATGaagaattgaattttgtaaaaagaaagtcATACCAATTACTCTTGAATTATATTCACTTTGACAACATAAATATACTCTACTTAAtttgtcattaaaaaataaaatgagaaaatagaaaaacaagtaaaaatggttaaaatagaatataaataataattctgTGTTAGACCGTTTatataatttccatttttaaaaattggagaaaaagaaaaaggaaaaatgaaaaacctgAACAAAACAATCATGGAAGTGAAGCCTGAGCAAGCCAGCAGCAATGGTGGGATCAGCCTTGAAATAAGACTCAACAGTAGACCTAACAATGAACTCAGCTTTAGGACAAGACTTTGAATAAAATCCAACACTGAGTTGAGATTTCACTGGCAAAACCATTGCTAAAATTGCCACTAAATTCCACCAAATGTACCCCATCATTCTATTTGCTAATTCTTACCAATAATCTGCTATTTTGTAAAACTACTATGTTTCccttccatttcattttcacatgTATTTATAGCCCATTTTTGCTTTCGCTTTGTGTGGTGTGTTCAATTTAGGGTTAGGGCTTCTTCCAataaatttagtattattttacAGCACTTTTCTTAGTGGAAAACAGGCATGTGTTCCATTTAAATACAAGTTGTGAGTTTATAATaaagttaatttgttttagaGTGTTACAAAGAATGTGTTCTTTTTCagcttttaaaaactataaaaatgagTCTACCATGTCTTCACAATGTCCATATGATAAAAGATTTGggtctttttccttttcattaattttcttagGTTGTACGGTTGGAAActtcttttgtaaattatattttccgTTTAACAATGCTTTTGAGAGTGGATAgtaaaataaggaaaattattttagatgaTAATTAGATTATAAGTCAACGGAAACTTAACTCATTTGATACCTACATACATTTGAGGACAAAAGCTCTCAAGTTCAAATCCCTCCATCTCAATTTTTagattaataaatagaaagattattatcacaaataatgaaaatatgtgTTTACggttattttactttattattacaGCTTTTACTTAActtataaaattcaataatatgCATGTAGTTGAATtgacatatattatatttgtattattaatttgaaggTATAAAAGTTTGATTCTTATGGTCTATGATTTagttcaaagaaaaaaactcaacatataacataattatttttagaaaaagattagATGGATTAGAGATACACTCAAACATGTTTAGGTAGACACTTTTAGGAAACTCACACTAACATAATTATTGCatgaacttttataaatagCATATAACTTagcaataaaataaagatcTCATTTTCTCCCATCAACAGGTTAAAGGTTCAAATCTCCCCTCTTAACTCTTTaacttaataataaaataaatatcttcTAATTATAAAATCATAACAAACCAATTTTTATGTCTTATTATAAACTAACATGAACGACATGTGTgctaaatttatttgattcattttttcacataaaaaatcataaattaacataatgaaaatgtagtact
This genomic interval carries:
- the LOC101214998 gene encoding peroxidase 25; the encoded protein is MMGYIWWNLVAILAMVLPVKSQLSVGFYSKSCPKAEFIVRSTVESYFKADPTIAAGLLRLHFHDCFVQGCDGSVLIMDENAEINAGPNMGLRGFEVVDDAKAKLENLCPGVVSCADILTLATRDAIDLSDGPSWSVPTGRRDGKVSISFDAEDLPSPFEPIDNHIQKFAEKGLTEEDLVTLVGAHTIGRTDCQLFSYRLQNFTSTGNADPTISTSFLTELRTLCPLDGDPFRGVAMDKDSQLKFDNSFYKNLMDGNGVLESDQRLWSHPSTRDIVKRYGGNLRGLLGLRFSYEFKKAMVKLSSIGVKTGTQGEIRKVCYQFNK